The DNA segment AAGAAAAGCTTTAGAGTCAGAGTAATTCTAAGACAGTTAGATTCTACCCTCCTTACAATTTGCAGATTAGGTTTACTTATTCTAACATGTGAGCTAATCAATGAGGTCCATTTTAGAAAAAGGCTTTACCGTTTTTAAGTGGTTTCGCATACTTTTGACAAGAGAAGCTTTTTGGTGGATATTAATTGGCTCAGAGAGTCTTGCAATTATACCTGCCATTACTTAAATTTAACTAGATCAGTCTAAAATTAGCACTGTAAATCTTGTATCACTAAAAACTTAAGATGTGGAAGGTTATAAAATATTCATTGATTTGATTTTAGTTTTAAACATTTGAGTTTCTGTGATCAGTAACCCAGTTCTTTTCTCAGGGGACCCAATTTCTGACTTAATCCCGATATACCTGGATGTCTTTAGAGGAGATCCACATTTACTGAAGCAGTTTTTGGATAGCTATAAACTTCCATTTGTTAAAAGAGGACTTAATGCATCAGCCGAAAGCAACAGATTTCAGAGACTTTCTTACCGAGCCATGTGAGTACATATAGTCTGATGTTGTCATATTTCTTCTGTGTTGTCCTCGTGTGTTTTTCTATGAGATAATTGGAGGCGTTTTGTTCTTCAAAGTGAAATTTCACTAATAGAGCTTATATAATACCCGACCTTATGAAGATAGTAGTAATGCGTGCTTCGATTATGTGGCAACCGACATATATTTGGACCAATGTTGACGTGTGGACTCAGGCCTTAGAATCCATGACCCTCGTCCTTCACCATATTGAGGCATCATTTGTCATTTTTAGAATTGTTGATTTCCACTGATTGATACTCTCATCAATCAGATACCTCAATCACTTAAGGAGTTGCTGAATACAGTAGGAGTTTGAACTTGAGATTGTTAAGTTGAGCAGGTTTTAGTAGATAACTGGAACTAGAGacattgttctatgtgatagccaaCATGAGCACTGTAGATGAAGATAAGAGTAGATTGGAGCCTCATACTCCTTTTGCCATGAAATATGCTGGAAACTCACCTTAAGTGACTTCCGTTGATACAGGTGCTACTGTATTTTGCATGATGAAAATGTTCTGGGAGTTATCTTCGGTACTTGGAAGGAACTAAGGAAGGCAAAATCATGGGAAGAAGTAGAGGAAGCTGTATGGGGAGATCTCAACAGTTATACAGGCTCCTGTTGaactttctttttgttctttttaattTAGTCTATCACGCCCCTGGTAAAATTTCTATTGCTGTATGTTGAATAAGTCCCAGTCGCTTGTACACACATTTGTTTGAATTTATTTGTTGATTTTATTCATCTTAACTTCTGATCATATCGTtaacattttaataaaatttatcaTGTACGATAAAACTTGAAACAGTTATTGTGTTGTCAGTACTCCAGTGGAAAACCCATCTATTTTCGTTGTTTCCTGATTTTAGTAAttttaccgctttcctttaaGCTAAAGCCACAGAGATCATGTCTTACCTGAGTTTGTTCTGATGTTCTTCTATACGTTTGGCATGCATATAATTGAACATTGTCGTCCTCTGAAGATAACCTGTATATATGCCGATTTACAAATTCAACATACTATTAGACAGATATTGAGTTCACGTCTTATGCTACCTACAAACGGAATATTGTTGAAAAATCGTTGTATGGGACAAATTTAGTACGACAACAATGTTGTCTTCGCATATTCAATGGACACAATGCTATTTATATAGGTCAGAGATTTCGCCACTAAAACTCTacattgccaaaaaaaaaacaaattaaaacatcTAATTCCAAATTCAGACAATTCACAGTTCGAGGCGCCTTGTGAGCTTCTAAAAACTAGAAAATAAATATGACCTTCTAACAGTTGAGTTAGATTAAAATATAATGCAAATTTAGAGAAAATTGTTGAACGTTGTTGCCAACACCAATTTATAGTACATACCTTTAACACTTGAGTTAGATCAGGTTAACTTTCATGTTAATATAATGCAAATTTAGAGaaaattgttgaaatcttgcTAATACCAATTTATAGTACTATTATTTTCGTTTTAGAGATTGCTTTACTCCATATATCTCAGTTCCAGAAGTCACTGTTTCTGAAACCTTCTCTTTTTGCTCTTCTACGACATATTAGTCGTTACTGCTTATGTTATTTTCATTTACAGCTTTTCTACCTTCTCAAGGTGGGATAAAGTCTGCGCACACACTACCCACCCCAgacccacttgtgagattatactggattTGTTGTTGTAATTCTTATCCAGTGTCGAGGAAAAGAAAGGGCAGTCTGGTGCACGAAACATCCCGCGTTCACGCAGGGTCCGGAAAAGGGCCGCGCGGCACTTCAAGGGGTGTGAGAACTACCTAAAATTCCACAAGGCCATGGTTTCAAAAAGTAGTAAACACTCTTTACCAAGTCAAAAATACAAACTATCAGCAAATTATAGGGTGAACTCTGAGAGTCGATTCTGGAAAATACAGCACATTACACATTCACCCTTTTGGTAATTATATTATTGTGTACTTACATCACAATTGACCAACAAAATCACCACTATTTTCAATTATATCGTCAATATCAGCTTCATCTAATTCATCGAGTTCCATACTGCCCCAAAAAGAATTTGTTCCACCCTTTGATACCTGCAAAGGAACTCTAGCCTCTTGTATTATTGCCAAAACTTCTTCCATACTTTGGGAGGGGTTATTTACATCGACGCACTGGTAACTTCCTCCTTCCATCAGTTCCACTGGCAAGTTCTTCAAAAACCAGGGATGCTTTGTAATTTCCGGAATGGTTATTCTCTACAAAAAGAATCAGCAAATCACCATCAATATTGTATTATGCTTTAGGCACATCCGCAATACTGAGGTGCACTATGTATTCTTACTAATCATGAAACGCGAATGCAATTTTATGGAAGGAAGAATAAGGGAGGGCCTTTGGTGGGATTGAACCTTTTGTCTAAGTAGAATATATTGAGACAATGAGGTAATTTCTGGACATAATACATGAACTCTTCCATGATCCACATCTTTGTTAGAGGACTTGATGATTTATTACCTTTTCAGGGTCTGCCACAAAAATCCTGGATAAGAGATGGCGGCATTCGTGGGAAATTTGGATTTGTTCGGGAATTGAGTAGCGGACACTGAGTATTTGCTGCACGGAAACTAGCCAATCATAATGCTGCAGTAAATTGCTCAATGCTGGACACTTGCATTAATAGAATGATCCATTTAATGGAGTAAATTAAGGgcggtgcactaagctctcgctCGGGGTCCGGGAAAgggtcggaccacaagggtctattttacgcggtcttaccctgcatttctgcaagagaccgtttccacggctcgaactcatgacctcctggtcacattaCAACAACTTTACGAGTTACACCAAGGCTGCCCTTCATTTAATGCAGTAATTTGATAAACAAAATTCGGGGTAATCCACTAGAAATCTAATTATGTTGCCATCACTTACAGCAATAGTCTTTGTAATGTTTTTTGGATCACTTGAATCTTGAAATGGATAAGCTCCAACTAACATTACATATAAGGTGACTCCACATGACCAAACATCTGCAAGCTATGGTTCCAAAAATTAAAAGGAGAGAAATGAGTATACACGAGAAACGTTAAGGAAAATTTCtgcaaggaaaaaagaaagaagtagCACCTTCCCATCATATTCTTTCTTTGTTAGGATCTCTGGTGCTACATATGCAGGCGTCCCTACAGTGGACTTAGGTTGAGAATGAAAGACAGTTGACTGCAACAAGTTTAGCAGTTAAGGAATATGAGCTTAAACCTTGAATAGCAGCAAGAATTAAGACTTGAGAAAAGATCAGTAACCTTGGAGTACCCAAAATCACATATTTTGACCCGTGGTGCAGCACTTCCGTCGAGTAAAGTGTTTTCCAATTTGAGATCTCTATGACAAATTTGCTGCAATAAAATACCAGAAACATATACTAAATGACAAGGAGGACTGAATTAATGAAGTTCACAGCATGAGAATATTTGATgctgtaccatgaaatggcagtAGCTAACCCCTGATATCAATTGTTGAAAGAAGAACCTTGCCTGAGTAAAAAGTAAACATAAGCAAAAACTCAGCTGATACTAAATTAGAAAAGAGCCTGCTCAGAAATACTGCAGTGAGCATTGTAATAGGAAATTAGTACTTTAACTTTGACATTTTGCATAAACACATGACAATAATGAACTTATAACATAGCAAGTGACACTTCCTAAAGCACATTACTTCGTGGTGTCAACTTATAAGATGGCATTCTTGGAAGCATCCACGGGTGTGGCCTAGTGGTCAATAAAGTGGGTTGAGAACCATGAAGTCTCAGGTTCTGATCCCAGCAAAGGCAAAAATACTAGGTAATTTCTTCCCATACAGATACTAGTCGAGGCGGGATTAGTCGGGGTGCCTGCAAGCTAGCCCGGACACCACAgttataaaagaagaagaaaaaagaacgcATTCTTGGAAGTTAAAAATCTACTTTCGCTACCCATTAACGGACCCATGATTTGAGGCCTTTTAATGTTCTGCCTCTAACAATGTAAAAAGCATATTACCAGCGGACCACCCCACATCAAAGGACCATATGAATGCCATATATAGTAGACCACTACAGTACCATGAACTTATTACAATGGAGATAAAatttgttagcggaaacgtaaaagaaagaatacaagatttaacgtggttcgaatcaaaataatcctacgtccaccagagaacagttgcctttataatattaacaaaggaagaggagatttcccaattacacttaagagaatttctctcttaactctctactcactacaatgtattgtattatttttgggatggtttctacaaatgaaggagtgcatctatttatagaggtaaagacctcctcttgatgtcattggtgacatcaaactacctcctcttgatgtcatgggtgacatcaaaggaggaagcttcctcctagcatccacaccaactctttccaccaactcttccaattggcatgccattgttgactaaacataaaccaacattttcaatctccaccttggtttgcgtttcgagcgtgtgaacaactctggccaaaacttctaagcttactgggcaaccccgttgtaagaaacaagaagaatcaaaccattgttgaacataccacctccacctagcaactgttctcttcggagttgcatcagttgatgcacacccccgccaagtccttgcagtgtgcaaacttagcgagcgggactatcttggtcaacatgtctgcagcattatcgtctgtgataaccttcacgaccttgatagttccctcatcaataacatctcgaataaaatgaaatctgacatcaatgtgtttagtgcgctcatgaaatctctgatttttcattagatgaatagcactctgactatcacatctaagagttgattccagctgaaccaaactcaattccgctactaaacctttcaaccagatagcttccttcaccgcctccgctgctgccatgtattctgcttctgtcgtagacaaagcggcaatcgactgcagagtcgacttccaactaacggcactgccaacgagggtaaagatgtatccagttgtggaccttcttctgtcaagatctcctgcatagtcagaatctacataaccgagaattgaaatacctccaccactttttcgaaaggtcagaccaacaccagaagctcctttgagatatctcaatatccacttgacagcttcccaatgcctctttcctgggctggacatgtatctacttaccacacttacagattgagcaatatctggacgtgtgcataccatagcatacataatgctaccaactgcactggcataaggaatctttgacatatgctccacctcatcctcggactgaggcatttgtaactctgaaagtttaaaatgaggagctaatggtgtacttacaggcttgcacgtatgcatattgaatctcttgagaaccctttcaatatacctcttctgagaaagatgtacaacaccgtcttctcttgaaatctccataccaaggattttctttgcagctcctaaatccttcatgtcaaattccttactcaacagtttcttcaaagcatttatctctgtaatgttgttagcagcaataagcatatcatcaacatacaacagtaaataaatcattgagttaccagacatcttcttgtgatacacacagctatcaaatgcactccttgagaattcatgtgtagtcatgaatgcatcaaacctcttgtaccactgtctaggggattgcttcaaaccatacaaagacttctttagttggcatacgtgatcttcttttccctcagctaggaaaccttcaggctgatccatatagattgtctcttctagatcaccgtgtaagaaagcagttttgacatcaagctgttgaagctccaagtcaaattgggcaaccaatgctagtagcacgcgaattgagctatgcttcacgactggagagaaaatctcattgtagtcaattccctccttctgactgaaaccttttgcaaccaatctcgccttgaacctagcatcttccacttcaggaattccctctttctttcggtagacccacttgcatccaactgtcctcttccttttttgtcttttcactaagacccatgtctgattcttgtgaagagactccatctcttcagtcatggctaaccgtcattgtgcggcatccttgcaagaagttgcttcaatatacgaggagggctccagatctttaatctcttcttgtgcagctacgaacgcatatgcaatcaagtttgcttgatttataaggcgttccggttctcgtgtctgcctcttctccctccccttcgcaattgtgtatggttcattgacagcaagttcttcaacgcctacatcttctgactcatctttaacctgagtctcttgatccttttccttggcaagctccaccggaagctccacctgctcgttgttcttgtt comes from the Nicotiana sylvestris chromosome 4, ASM39365v2, whole genome shotgun sequence genome and includes:
- the LOC104214060 gene encoding serine/threonine-protein kinase SAPK1 isoform X3; translation: MERYEIVKELGSGNFGVAKLVSDKKTKELFAVKFIERGHKIDEHVQREIMNHRSLKHPNIVRFKEVLLTPTHLAIVMEYASGGELFARICNAGKFNEDEARFFFQQLISGVSYCHFMQICHRDLKLENTLLDGSAAPRVKICDFGYSKSTVFHSQPKSTVGTPAYVAPEILTKKEYDGKLADVWSCGVTLYVMLVGAYPFQDSSDPKNITKTIAQILSVRYSIPEQIQISHECRHLLSRIFVADPEKRITIPEITKHPWFLKNLPVELMEGGSYQCVDVNNPSQSMEEVLAIIQEARVPLQVSKGGTNSFWGSMELDELDEADIDDIIENSGDFVGQL
- the LOC104214060 gene encoding serine/threonine-protein kinase SAPK1 isoform X4, with amino-acid sequence MERYEIVKELGSGNFGVAKLVSDKKTKELFAVKFIERGHKIDEHVQREIMNHRSLKHPNIVRFKEVLLTPTHLAIVMEYASGGELFARICNAGKFNEDEARFFFQQLISGVSYCHFMQICHRDLKLENTLLDGSAAPRVKICDFGYSKSTVFHSQPKSTVGTPAYVAPEILTKKEYDGKLADVWSCGVTLYVMLVGAYPFQDSSDPKNITKTIARITIPEITKHPWFLKNLPVELMEGGSYQCVDVNNPSQSMEEVLAIIQEARVPLQVSKGGTNSFWGSMELDELDEADIDDIIENSGDFVGQL